Proteins co-encoded in one Leptospira inadai serovar Lyme str. 10 genomic window:
- a CDS encoding SLC13 family permease, with protein MTRTLIKLFVSILLACLPPLCSYFGWLPYSVGAMFSILLLSACFWIFEVIPGHATSLLVIFLEILLFSNPGKWEFLNLVRPINGKPLAPSVFLTAIADSAVILFLGGFALAKGCVKVGVDRWLANRILPIFGTSPRFVLMGLMLVSAGISLWMSNTATASLMIALVFPLLQILPEDETFRKGILIGIPFAANLGGIGTPIGSPPNIIAFANLKNHGFGDSISFGSWMLVAIPLLLILLFFAWIWILKAFPASPGLALSLSFAEENDKASRRKLRFVLGTFLFTACLWLSESFHGIPAGVVAMIPLVLFTSFGILNSHDIRSLEWDVLILVAGGIALGTGIEKSGAGEWFGSLIGSNAGPAESIWVLTLFFSVGLFLSTFLSNTATANLLVPLAIPVAVLLLPGNEAYVIQLVLGTALGASLAMSLPVSTPPNAVAYAVGGFEIKDMAKIGVRIGLLGLVLVLLGFFIFG; from the coding sequence ATGACCCGCACGCTCATAAAGCTCTTCGTTTCGATCCTACTCGCCTGCCTTCCTCCTCTCTGCTCCTATTTCGGCTGGCTTCCGTATTCCGTCGGAGCCATGTTTTCCATATTATTACTCTCTGCATGTTTTTGGATTTTCGAAGTGATTCCGGGACATGCGACTTCCTTGCTTGTCATTTTTTTAGAAATTTTGCTCTTCTCTAATCCGGGGAAATGGGAATTTTTAAATTTGGTCAGGCCGATAAACGGTAAGCCCCTTGCCCCGAGCGTATTTCTCACTGCGATTGCCGACTCTGCCGTGATCCTCTTTTTAGGGGGTTTTGCGCTGGCTAAAGGTTGCGTGAAGGTGGGAGTCGATAGATGGCTCGCGAATCGAATTCTTCCTATTTTTGGCACTTCTCCCCGTTTTGTTTTGATGGGTTTGATGCTTGTTTCCGCCGGTATCTCTCTCTGGATGAGTAATACGGCAACCGCTTCCTTAATGATCGCGTTAGTGTTTCCTTTATTGCAGATTTTGCCGGAGGATGAAACGTTTCGGAAGGGAATTTTGATCGGAATTCCCTTCGCCGCCAATTTGGGAGGAATCGGTACGCCGATAGGATCTCCTCCTAATATAATAGCGTTCGCTAATTTAAAAAATCACGGTTTCGGAGATTCCATCTCCTTCGGTTCCTGGATGCTAGTCGCGATTCCATTGCTATTGATATTATTGTTTTTTGCATGGATTTGGATTTTAAAGGCATTTCCGGCCAGTCCCGGATTGGCCCTTTCTCTAAGCTTTGCCGAAGAGAACGATAAGGCATCAAGACGAAAATTGCGTTTTGTACTGGGTACCTTCCTTTTCACCGCTTGTCTATGGTTGTCGGAATCCTTTCACGGAATTCCTGCGGGAGTCGTGGCGATGATTCCTCTGGTCTTATTCACTTCGTTTGGAATATTAAATTCACATGATATTCGTTCCCTGGAATGGGACGTACTCATTCTCGTAGCGGGAGGTATCGCGCTCGGTACGGGAATCGAAAAGAGCGGAGCGGGAGAATGGTTCGGTTCGTTGATCGGCTCCAATGCGGGGCCGGCGGAAAGCATTTGGGTTTTGACGCTTTTCTTTTCGGTCGGATTATTTCTTTCGACGTTTTTATCCAATACGGCGACGGCGAACTTACTCGTTCCCTTGGCCATACCCGTAGCCGTTCTACTTTTGCCTGGGAACGAGGCATATGTGATCCAGCTTGTATTGGGGACGGCCTTGGGAGCCTCTCTGGCGATGTCCTTACCCGTTTCCACTCCACCCAATGCGGTCGCGTATGCCGTCGGCGGATTCGAGATAAAAGACATGGCGAAAATCGGAGTTCGAATCGGCTTACTAGGATTAGTTTTGGTTCTTCTCGGTTTTTTTATCTTCGGTTAA
- a CDS encoding glycosyltransferase family 2 protein produces MTQLVSIIMPVYNAEKFIAASIESVLNQKYGSWELLLVDDQSKDSSREIMQTYSKKDSRIKSIFKERNSGSADSRNQGILAAKGRYIAFLDADDLWDPEFLSEQIKLMQDEKVAFSFSSYRIVDESDREILKPYMAAGGPITYRQNLLYNRVGLLTAIYDTETLGKMYFDVSLKSLRDDYALWLDILKKIPYSIGNPKILASYRVRKGALTSNKKNVILPHFRMLKNREKLGWISAAFYTGAWGLVAMKKYYFNRI; encoded by the coding sequence ATGACGCAACTCGTATCCATCATCATGCCCGTTTATAACGCGGAAAAATTCATAGCGGCCAGTATAGAGAGTGTTTTAAATCAGAAATACGGATCTTGGGAATTGCTTTTGGTCGATGACCAGTCCAAAGATTCCAGTCGCGAGATTATGCAAACCTATTCGAAGAAGGATTCCAGAATCAAATCCATTTTCAAAGAAAGGAATTCAGGGTCTGCGGACAGTCGTAATCAAGGAATTCTGGCGGCTAAAGGTCGTTATATAGCTTTCTTGGATGCCGATGATCTTTGGGACCCCGAATTCCTAAGCGAGCAAATCAAATTGATGCAGGATGAAAAAGTGGCCTTTTCTTTTTCATCTTATCGGATCGTGGACGAATCGGATCGGGAAATTTTGAAACCCTATATGGCCGCCGGCGGGCCGATCACTTATCGGCAAAATCTTTTATATAATCGCGTAGGTCTTTTAACGGCGATCTACGACACTGAAACGCTCGGAAAAATGTATTTCGACGTGAGTTTGAAAAGTCTTCGAGACGATTATGCACTTTGGCTGGACATTCTTAAAAAAATTCCGTACAGTATCGGAAACCCTAAAATACTCGCCAGCTACCGAGTAAGAAAGGGAGCCCTGACATCCAATAAGAAAAACGTAATTCTACCCCACTTCCGAATGCTTAAAAACCGGGAAAAGCTAGGCTGGATTTCCGCCGCGTTTTATACGGGCGCATGGGGCTTAGTGGCTATGAAAAAATATTACTTTAATCGAATCTAA
- a CDS encoding glycosyltransferase, with protein sequence MQLYEIRFGPENKTEESELYLKSNGPISIVNNRISLGPEVKASFCTYFNSFSVRKWKKYTTVSDLEIRFEGKGEFSARIVGAKLTKAGVKYEVLLEQECQGNFIGKINLSDLDCDILFPEIVSRETACEIYGAGYYSDFARNKIRLAIVFCTFKREEFIKANLKNLTTGIFHRKSSILKGSVQTYVVDNGGTIVDQNVPDFIRVIPNPNLGGAGGFTRGIIEALSDSSFSHILLLDDDIKFSITSLEIVYSFVSMLKEDYAEHFVGGGLVDIEIPYLQYERNAAWNGVSTRINGNDMDLRTAENLIRNEIEDETEGLYAGWWFCCLPVKSVKKLGLPLPFFLKGDDVEYSIRNGSKVLALNGIAAWHEAFPKKARKWNYYYQIRNYLFLNILRFKNYDRSDFLKFSLYRLLKNAFSLNRLALEYTGKALFDFQTCELPKSENAELLQKSVLALQPTRNSLITLVFKCLFLTFRIWKNFPEISAKIRKDADRYYEFPFWSEYLNLNDEKNSTIELNR encoded by the coding sequence ATGCAATTGTACGAAATCCGATTCGGTCCCGAAAACAAAACGGAGGAATCCGAGCTCTACCTAAAAAGCAACGGTCCTATATCAATCGTTAATAACCGAATATCTCTGGGCCCGGAAGTCAAGGCGAGTTTCTGCACTTATTTTAATTCATTTTCGGTGCGAAAGTGGAAGAAATACACGACCGTCTCCGATCTAGAAATACGATTCGAAGGAAAAGGGGAATTTTCCGCCCGAATTGTCGGAGCGAAATTAACGAAGGCAGGAGTAAAGTACGAAGTTCTTTTAGAGCAGGAATGTCAGGGCAATTTTATCGGAAAGATTAATTTAAGCGATCTAGATTGCGATATATTGTTTCCCGAAATCGTCTCAAGGGAAACGGCTTGTGAAATATACGGAGCAGGCTATTATTCCGACTTTGCTAGAAATAAAATACGACTCGCGATCGTATTCTGTACTTTCAAACGAGAAGAATTCATCAAAGCCAACCTAAAAAATCTGACGACCGGAATATTCCATCGCAAGTCCTCCATCTTAAAAGGCAGCGTTCAAACGTACGTAGTCGATAACGGAGGGACTATAGTCGATCAAAATGTTCCGGATTTTATACGCGTGATTCCTAATCCGAATTTGGGCGGCGCCGGAGGATTTACGAGAGGGATCATCGAAGCTCTTTCGGATTCTTCGTTCAGCCATATTCTCCTCTTAGACGACGATATAAAATTCTCCATCACGTCTTTGGAAATTGTTTATTCGTTCGTGTCGATGCTCAAAGAGGATTATGCCGAACATTTTGTTGGAGGCGGGCTGGTCGATATAGAGATACCGTATCTACAATATGAAAGAAACGCGGCGTGGAACGGAGTGTCGACCCGAATCAACGGAAACGATATGGATCTTCGAACGGCCGAAAATCTGATTCGGAACGAGATCGAAGACGAAACGGAAGGATTATACGCAGGTTGGTGGTTTTGTTGCCTTCCGGTAAAATCGGTTAAAAAATTAGGGCTGCCTCTCCCGTTCTTTCTAAAGGGAGACGACGTAGAATATTCGATTCGCAACGGATCGAAAGTCCTTGCGTTAAACGGTATCGCAGCTTGGCATGAAGCCTTTCCCAAGAAGGCGCGAAAATGGAACTACTATTATCAAATTAGAAATTATCTTTTCTTAAACATCCTTAGATTCAAAAACTACGATCGAAGCGATTTCTTAAAATTCTCTCTTTATCGATTGCTAAAGAACGCATTCTCCTTGAACCGTCTTGCATTAGAGTATACCGGAAAAGCCTTATTCGACTTTCAGACCTGCGAACTACCAAAATCGGAAAATGCGGAGTTGCTCCAGAAATCCGTGCTTGCACTGCAACCTACTCGGAATTCCTTGATCACGCTGGTTTTTAAATGTCTGTTTTTAACGTTTCGAATCTGGAAAAATTTTCCGGAAATTTCCGCCAAAATCAGAAAGGATGCGGACCGTTATTACGAATTCCCTTTTTGGTCCGAATATCTGAATTTGAATGATGAGAAGAATTCCACGATCGAGTTAAACCGTTAA
- the glf gene encoding UDP-galactopyranose mutase yields the protein MHHSGDENSRKILIVGAGFSGAVVAHELSESLAPGPLITVLDQRSHIAGNCNTHRDPSTGVMLHEYGPHIFHTDDLDTWEYVNSFVRFRPFINRVKGVHQGAVYSLPINLHTINQLFGTQFGPEDAKKFLKSQAATNIDEPANFEEQALKFLGEKIYKAFFYGYTRKQWGCDPRELPASILKRLPVRFNYDDNYYADPYQGIPEEGYTEIVRKMLNHPNIRVELERKFLPDRDLIGYDHVFYTGPIDEFFSFRHGRLGYRTVTFERHEGEGDFQGNAVLNYCDVDVPWTRIHEHKHFAPWEIHDRTVWFKEFSKETSPNDIPYYPKRLNEDMEKFAKYEAEAAQQTKVTFLGRLATYRYMDMHHVIKEARAVAKEFIDKAK from the coding sequence TTGCACCATTCAGGTGACGAAAACTCTCGTAAGATACTTATCGTAGGTGCAGGTTTTTCCGGCGCCGTTGTCGCTCACGAACTATCCGAAAGTCTAGCTCCTGGACCGCTGATAACCGTGCTGGACCAACGTTCTCATATTGCAGGGAATTGTAATACTCATCGCGATCCATCGACAGGCGTAATGCTTCATGAATACGGCCCTCATATTTTCCATACGGATGATTTGGATACCTGGGAATATGTGAACTCCTTCGTTCGATTTAGGCCCTTCATCAATAGGGTTAAAGGCGTTCATCAAGGTGCAGTCTATTCGTTGCCGATAAATCTCCATACGATCAATCAACTTTTCGGAACTCAGTTTGGGCCCGAGGACGCGAAGAAATTCCTCAAGTCTCAAGCCGCAACGAATATCGACGAGCCTGCGAATTTCGAGGAACAGGCTTTGAAATTTCTAGGAGAGAAAATATACAAGGCCTTCTTTTACGGCTATACTCGAAAACAATGGGGCTGCGATCCTAGGGAGCTCCCCGCGTCGATTCTGAAACGGTTACCCGTTCGATTTAATTACGATGACAATTATTACGCGGATCCCTACCAAGGAATTCCTGAAGAAGGTTATACCGAAATCGTTCGCAAGATGTTGAACCATCCGAATATACGCGTGGAGTTGGAAAGAAAGTTCTTACCGGACCGGGATTTGATCGGTTATGATCATGTCTTTTATACCGGGCCGATCGACGAGTTTTTCTCCTTTCGTCACGGTCGATTGGGTTATAGAACGGTGACTTTCGAGCGCCATGAAGGTGAAGGCGATTTCCAAGGCAACGCAGTATTAAACTATTGCGATGTTGACGTGCCTTGGACTCGAATTCACGAGCATAAACATTTCGCTCCTTGGGAAATTCATGATCGAACCGTTTGGTTCAAAGAATTCAGCAAGGAAACTTCGCCTAACGATATTCCATATTATCCTAAGAGATTAAACGAAGATATGGAAAAATTCGCTAAATACGAAGCGGAAGCTGCTCAGCAGACTAAGGTCACTTTTTTAGGTCGATTAGCCACTTATCGATATATGGATATGCATCACGTGATTAAAGAGGCGAGGGCGGTCGCGAAAGAATTTATCGATAAAGCGAAATAA